GGCGGCCAGTTCCGTTTCCTGCTGCACCTGCAGCTCCTGCAGCTCTCGATCGAATGCCGATTCCACGGCGGCCTTTTCCAGTTTGAGTCTTTCCCAGTTTGCAGAGTTGGACACTGAGGGATGAGTTGGAAGCATTTTCAATGTGTGTTCACACAATACttctttaaaatgtcattttggaaGGAATTTTTATCGACGGAGAAATAGTTCCAAGGACCTTAATGCAAAATGAGCCCGAAATGGCAGTATTTGTTTCCACTTTGTGATGTGTTTAAAGAATAGAAGTAAACCAAGTTAAATGGAAGGAACAGGAAATTCTGAGAGATGTCAACTCACCCAGTTGCTCTTTGACCTTTTGTATTTCCTGGAGCAAGTTTGTTTCATTCGCTTCTGCGGTTTCATTCTGAAGGAGGGAAAGAAATAAGTGCAAATTGAAAGTTGTggtatagtaaaaaaaaaagttttgagcTCTCATGGTTGAGCCACACCATAAGGTCTTTTAATCTGTAGTTGCACTGTAACAGACAGCAGGTGGCGCTGACAGCTCCTTTTTTATGAACAACTTTTCTATTGATGTGGACCGTGGGGCTTGTGATTGCTGCACTCAGACGGCAGCCATAAAGACGTCCCTCCGCTCACCTCACGGGTTAAATCATTCCAGACCACTCAGGAGGGCTGCGAGAGAGATGCTCGGTGACACACTGAACTCTCCCGCAACCTCTCACAAAGAATCTCGCTCGTAATCATCACGCTCGGGGGGGACCGTGCTGTGAATCCCACCTCGTGGTGCTGTTAAATATTGTATGTGATTAAATTAGCACTCACCTTGAGGCGGTAATGCTGAGTAGTGACGATGAAGGCTTCCAAACCCAAAGAGGTCTTCCTCAGTTCTTCTTCAAGGGCCCTCAGTTGCTTCTCTTGCCGCTCACAGCATCCGCGCAGCCTCTCCAGCTTatgtgacccaaaaaaaaagaatcagaaGAGCAGCAATGCTCCTGCACGGGTTGTCCCTGATTCTCACCTCCTCACGTTGCTCCTCCTTCTCCCTCTGCTGTGCTttcctttcttcttctctctgCTGAGCATCTTCCTTCTCTTGCTGCAGCTTCAGGGGAGGAACGCGGCGAGGGGAGCCAGGGGGGGCAGACCCCCGGGCTGGTCCTCCTGCAGCTCGCTGACCTGACTGCACTATAGGGAGGGGAAGGAgtcaataaatatatgaatggCAACGATGAAGTACGACCTCTAAAATATTTCCACAGAATCTGCATAAATTCTTAATCAAACTAATGAGTATCAACCAAGGCAATTTGCCCTGACCTAATGATATTGTGCTCGCTCGACAAAAGTTAATTGAATCTTTTGGCAAAGGAATAAGCTGCATATTTGAATAAGTTAAAGATTACGTTTAACGATGGCGATAATGGCAACGCAAATCCATGTGTGAGTCACCTTGACATGTAGTGACATCACtaagtcaaaataaattacaataaaatgatttgatgACAGCAAACATCACCAagtccaaataaaataaatgaaaagaccCAGTTAATATTAAGAATCAGAAACCCTGCTTCACACTTTGACTGCCTCGACCTTATCATTCAGCAAATGAACGCATGGGGAGCGGTCTCCATGACAACCCAGGGGCAGGGACCCAGATAATGAGTAAAAAAATCCATGGGGGTGATACAATGAGAGGGGAAGGGTGTACCCAAAGCCATCAATGAATGGAGACCAAAGGAAAAGAGTGCTTGCCATAATGCTTATGAATGATGACGCAACAACTGGACAATGATTTCCGCTAGCGTGGCGACAAGTTTAGCTGTGATTCGGCCACATTTCaacacaatttaatttattttttattctcctcATCAGACTGCCACGCATGCACCTTCTCCTCGGTTCTGTCAATACCTCTAAATGCGAGTACGAGAGAGAAAATGCTTACTGTTGAGTAGAAAAGAATGTCAGCAAAATTGCACTCATGTGGAAATAAAGGCAACTTTAGCAAGAATAAAATGATGTAGCCAGGCCTCTTCTGTTTATCATGAGTGATGGGGTTAGAATGGTTAACTGACCTGGTGACTGAGGTTTGGGTGGAACAACTGCCAGCCTCTTTGGGGAGGACGGGAGGGAGCGCGTTACCTCGGAACTCCGCTGGAACTCTTTCCTGCCAACTgttaaacataaaaaacactGTTTTGACAAGGGAGTGGTCATAATACTTTGATACAGTAATAAAATATTAGATAGATTCATTCAAAGTCAGAAGAGAAAACAGTTCTGTAAAAAGTCAAAGTGCTTAATATCTCACAAGAATCTGGGTCAGCTGCTCTCCACGACTCGGAAAACAATCCTCAACTCAGAATGATACTCGGGATGACTTGTTTTGATATCAATCCTTTTGTTGTGTGTCAGATTAGATTTGGTGTAGGAGTGGGTGTGATCCGTGGCTGGATTTAGAACAGTGTGAAATGTGCTACCTTTGGAATTGGGGGCGACAAGGAACCATTTTGTAGTTAACAAAAGTGTCTTATCAAGAGGTTAGGGTGTGTCGGTGGAAGGAGAAAGAAACTAattcaaatagaaaaaaagtggattcTGAACAAATCTTCACGAAAACCTTCGTTtggtgttttcattttgtagtTCACTCCACATTAAAGTGGAGCAGGGagtgaaaagaaaactcaattaaaaaaaccaaTTACGGTTCTGCTGACCCCCAGGGGAGCTTCTTGGTTGAGCGGGCAGGTATCGGCGCGGTAGTGCCGGGGTAGACGGAGGTTGAAGGCTGTTGCTGCGACATGGCGCAGCTCTCTGGTGATCCGTTAATGGAGGTGCGCCGGTCACTCTATGGAGAGGCGGGTCCTCACTCACACTTAGACCTGGAATAGACAGATtctgaattattttatttatatattttatttgttagtatttattattttttgtattttatatatatatatatatatatatatatataaaatacaaaatatatatatatatatataattatttttctcaaaataatcattttagtTCGATTTATTAAggagcttttgtttttgatctATCTGCAAGTGCACTCAAAGCCCATAGATTACACAATCTATAAAATAACTCAACCCTCTCACACTGCGTGTTTGGTCGATCTCCTCGTACCCGATCGATAATGCCGCGACGCCTGCTCTTCACCACTGTGTGACAGATTAAGCAGTTGATTAGGCTCTCAATCGGCTCCTTTTCGACTCTCTTTCGGCTCTTGTACACTGGCAACGCTGACAGAAAGCATAGTTTGTGAAATGGAACACAATTACTGTTATTGCTCTCTCTTGGTTTTTGTTGCTCtctctcaaaaaaacaaatctgtcaATAACCGCTAAACTATACCGGTACCCTTAAAGatacaacaaaaaactaaAGTAACAAAATACTATGTGGAGTTCTTACGCCGTTATAGAGATCTGATTCAAAAACTGCTCGAAGTCTAATGTGAATGATAGACAAAAGAGATCCAGTggttatgcaaaaaaaaaaacgaacaaCCCAGATCGATGGATTTCATGAATAGCAAAGACAAGCTGACGGAGAGCACTGCTTGGCAAAACGGCAGCCCAAGATGGAAACGAGCACACGAGGAGGAGATTAAGTCAGAAGGAACACAGCAGCTGAGCTCAGGCGGAAGCAAACAATGTAAAAAGAGATATCAAGACGGATGAGCTGAGGCTGCTCGGATGGCGAGCCgctgacaaaattgaaaaacaccacagttattaaaaaaagcaatgctTGATTTATTGGCCAGGTCTTGCAGCAGCATCATCTTGACTCCTTGCAAATCCCGATTCTGGAAATGTGCATTCACTTGATCCCAGAACACAAGTTTAATACTTTAAATCCATCTTATTTTGTGGCTTAACCTCACCGCTGTCTGTGAAACACCGCGACACACGTCAGCTTCATTCTGCGCTGTGCCACACACACGACACGTTGTGCAATTTAACGGCGAGTCTGTCATTTGTTCCGCCTATTAGTCCATTTGGAGGAAATTTGAAGTTGCAGCGGTCTTTGCTCTTTAGCCATGATGCTGAGCAGATTTTAAATATCACTATCATCTCTTTTGCTGTGGAAATGTGCCCGTTAATGTAGCGTAGAGGCACTTTTACAGGCCTGAAAATTTAATAACAGAGCATATCTCCACCACGTATCTGCAGAAAACGCTTAGGAATGCAAAGTAGTGCATGTCGgaagcagtgtgtgtgtgtgtgttggggtggGCCAAGGTTAAAGCTGCATACATAAAACACAAAGTAATAGCCTGGCAGAGATGAACCTGAGTCCAAGTCTGTGGCGAAGATTAGATGCAAGTTCAgatagaaaagaaagaaacctgTCGTGGAAAATTAGAATGAATCATTTCGATGAGTTATTACAAATAGGGACTGGTATAAAGTGTATCACTATCTAAAATCAAATGTCAGCACGTTGAGTGATGAAACCAAGTGTGAGCTCGGGCATCAACGCCGTCCGTCACGGCTGCCGTGAtagtttttcttccttttgctGCCAAGCGGCATCCATATCCAATTGGCTGTCTCATATCGTGTGCGTCTCTACTCCACGCACGCAAACCATCTGGTCACAGTGAGCTAGCATGAGTCACACAGCAGATCTCAGCTCCGAGTGGTGGCATCTGGGGTGCCACATCCACTCTCCACCCGGTGCCAGCCTTGCTACACCGCTCCCGTTATTTTATTATCGCCTAAAGAGGAGATTGACTGCAGCGAtaatactgtatttgttttgactATTGAATTTCCACCAAGCGAATGGGCCTTACTCGCCGGGgtcgcccccccctcccagctTTGTAACAGAAGCTGCCAATCACAGCGGAATTAACAGCGTATTCCCACTGTACTTGACACGCACGGATgcatcgctctctctctctctctctctctcgcataCGTGACAACAGGATGGTGTTAATGGCTAATCAATGTGGTGCGATAACATATACTGCCGCACTTGATAGAATTTAATACTTACATACAGCTTTATATACGAGGGCATCGTTTGTGAACTACATTTGATTGCTTTTCCGGCCACTGATCTATAATGCACGCTCAACGCTAGCGTTTGTGGCGCCCGGGGGGGCATGTCCAACAAAACGATTTTGTGACAACTATGACCTCGTACGGCTCGCCGAAACGATGAAGCGGATGGTATCGAGACGTGATCAACTGAgccattaaaatattttgcccATGTTTTTCCCGTCTGCATATTTCTAAAGAAACTTTATCTTGAAAGAGGCCAGTCGATTTTGGCAGCAATAGAGTTTTCAGATTGAATAAATTTGATGCCACATATCTCAGTCGCTGCTCATTGATCACAGCAGGTTGATCAGCTTTGATGATGGGGAGCCTCAACTCGGGGGAACCCACGTTCCTCCATATGGCGCTCCGTATTTCTTAACGATCACCGCTTTCTGTATCATCCCGAACCCAAATGAGACTGTTTTTGTATGGATCAATGGTGCTGAGCCCAGTTCCTATTCTCTTTGTTTCAGAATGAAGTTCCGGCTTGGTACAACTCCCTTGACTAACGCTGGAAGGATGTGTGAACACTCATCTGTCAATCCGACAGCTCTTTGATCGGATTTCTCGGCGTGCCTTAAGGGGAAAGGATCCCTGCGTGACGAGGGAAAACTAAGGTAGGGCAAACACTCATTCCAACACACGTAAACCGTGTCAAACGATGCCCCTGATAGTTCCAAACCATGATTACTTGTGCAACGCTCTCCTTCTAATTGTCATGTTGACATCTTGTACAGTCACTCACGAGCTGGTTATTTCCCACAAGAACTTGGGCAACACGCCACTTGTACAATGCAAAATTTGCTGCACATTGCTTCCATTTCTTGAAACCAGGTTGTGGTGTTTGTGTCTCAAATGTATATTCCTTTTGAGGAAGATACATCAATACATTCTGAATCAACCAATCGGAGGGGGAGATGAAACAAGCGCTCAGATTACGTAACGGCGAACGTGACGTACGCCAGAGCTTGAGGAGCTTACGTCAGCTGTAACTGGGAGAGAAAAAGCCAAGCTATGTAGGTCACATTAAAAAGGCATGCCGTTATTTCAAATTCAGCCAACTAACCAGAGCGCCGTATACTTGGAGTACTGTGATGTTATGCTTCTGCAGCATAAAACATGAGTAGGCAGTTAGCGACTCCAGTTGctcgattaaaaaaacaatcgttCAAAAGAGAAGGGTTTGGTCTCATCTTTGCGCGTGTCGGGGAAAATTCTGTGGCTGAAAAGTTCCAAGCGGTAGCTGGAATAGCCAATAACTGTAAGCCCTCATGAAGCGGTGTTAAAAGATGTTCAGAAGAAAGCAGCTTTCGCTGTAAATTTGACCTAATGAATGTGGATGGGGAGtgtttatgcaaatgaggcataAAAGGGGTAATGAAAACAAGATGGTGATGCTAATGACACTCCCGTGCGGTGTTTTCAAATGCATCAACCCGTGCTGCCTTTGGGGAAAGTGCACAGGCAGAATATTGAATCGTCCACACTTACGGTGAGTCGCCCTGTTGGGGTCACTGTCGCTGGAGTGCGCGGAGGAGACGCTGGAACTCCTGACGAAGCCGAAAGCTGCCAGGCGACCCACGGGGAGACGGGTGGAGCTGAAGCCGGGGGCGCGGAGGCCTGATTGACTTGCTTTGGGAAGTAGGGATCTGCCGTTTACCGGCTGTGCTTGTGCCGATGCCGGAGCCTCAGGGGCGAAAACCTCATCGTCAGCTAGAAGAACAAATTGCGTCAAGagtttgaaatatatttagcAGTATGTTTACGTGAGGGCAACACTGCTACGTTGTATGTTTGCACTGAAGTCGTTCATCATTATGTGCTGATTTTGCTTTCTATTTGGACTTTGCTCCATTGACACTTTTACAGAAGAATGCTGCTTTTGGATTTGTGTGGTCCTCCTTGTAGGCTGAATTCATTCCCAATCTAATGCCAGCATTGTCACAGGGTTTTAAAATGCGTAGAGCAATTTGGAGCTTAGCTTGTTTTGACAAGAAATCCTTCACTCAAGCCAATCAATTGGGAAAATACACGGATAGAAAAAAAGCCCAGTTCTTGGACAAAGGGAAGAATCCCTCCCCCCCTCGTggtaaacacacatgcacacacactccttAGGGTCTTGCAAGGTTTCGAACATTATCCCCTGCTGTCTGCAAAGATAAGGCAGGGAGGCCTCCCTTCCTCTCTCCCACTCCCAACACATCAATCCATGAACAAAACCATTTCATGGGTATTGGGCTAAAATGGCGAGCGAAGGTGCTCTCGCTGCTGCGGCACCGCCTCTTAGCCTATTGCTCTGAGTATTAGATTGGAGTTCACTGCTCTCGAGTGCACAACTGTGGATCATTAAAGATAAATGTCCCAATTTCCCTCCTGGCCCTGTTTCTGCTTCTCCTTTTCAAGTGTGTAGTGACAGAATAGATTGTGACAAATATCCACTTAAACCTGAACAGCACAGCTCCTCTTGCCGCTGACTGAAAACACACAGATGAACGGAAAGAGGAAATGAGGCTGCAGGTGTGTTACTACCTCAACGGGAACGAATGCTGTGCAGTGTTAGATTGCCGATTAGTTTTTGTACAACTGGCATTCGGGGGGGTGAGATGGATCCAGCAGGAAGATGGTGACGTTCATTAAAAGTTAATTGGAGTTCATTTCAAAGCTTGCAGGTCCCAGAAGGCCAAGCAGCATGAATCAACAAAGATTATCATCAAAAGATTGGACTTAGAGTAGCACGATGCTAATAGTCTTATGTATAGAGATGATAGACATTGGTGCACTATAgcttgattttcatattagaCCCGGGGTGAGAGCCGTTTAAATATTTATGGAGGTGAGAAATGGAATTTCAACCCATCAGTGGGTTAGTTGATGAGCAAATTTCCAGTATACCCGTGACCGCCATATTGCAACATACTGCAGGTGCCAGAGGTGAATTGTCTGAAGTCGAAATGAATCTGAAGGAGGGGGAAGTGAAAACGGGTCGGGTAGGAATTCTTTTTGCTTCATGGACTCAGCCTCTCGGAGCGGGACCTTTCccccccggccggccggctcagAGCAGTGTGCATCTTCAAATCCTCCGACTGGATGGAGCCGAATTTGagcaaatgcattttaatgagCTGCTTTCATCTCAGGTCAAATTTGGCAGAACATTCCTACATCTACTTCCTGCAGATAGATAGCagctttttttggtgtgtcaaatttcagcaagataaaatgaaattGGACAAAATTTTCACCTGCGGTATTGCGGCTCTTCTGGCTGGCTGCTAAGCAGGCTTGTTGAATCGGTTGGCTGATTGTTGACCTCTGACTCGCACTAGATTCTTTGCCTTTGACTGAGGCGGAAGCCGTCCTGGTCACAGCTCCCAAGCCTAAACGTAAACCTCTGCCAGAACGCAAGAGACTTCCGCTTCCTCCAGTCTGAGTAGCTGTCCGAAGCTGTAGTGGGTCATCTGCAAAACTCTCTTTAAAACTGGCGGATCTCCCGACCTAAAAACCATGCATACAAAACCAATATTTATACTTTACAACCGTATTTAGTGTgatcagaaataaaaaagagacCTACCTCAGAGTGTGCTCCGTAGAAGTCGTCCGTTTTGCTGGCCAGCTTTGGGGGCGCCGTATAGCTGTGGTTATGCGTCGGAGGGACGGTGTTTGTAAGTCCCGGCGCTCGGATACTCCGACTCAACACCCCTGACGGGAAGATATTTGTTTGCATGTCTTTGTGGAACTTGTCGTAAAGCAAGTTGGAGGCACTGAGTACTGGTGCCCCTCTGGTTTCCTTTTCAGGCTTAAAGGGGCCTTTCGGAATATCTTTGAAGGAACTGGGTGTTGCACCTGTACCATGTGCGTATGTGGACAAGCGTGCTGGTAAAGACGATACCTGATAAGGTCCGTCAACAGCCTGAGGCTTCAGTTGAGGATTTTTCCGAATGTAAGTGATAATTTTTGGACGGACTCCTTTGGGTTTAAGTTTGGGTGAAGGAGAGCTGTCTTTGGGGCTGGAGTTGGGGGAGCTTTGCTGGTTGTTTAGAGGCGCTTGAGGGATTCCTGTTAGGTTGGTCTTAACTGGTGCTCTCATATCGTGGCCCTGAGCTGGTGCCTTTCTATCGGGGCTTCCTCCTGATGGGGTGTGGTGTTGAAGTCCTCCTCTACGTGGATCCTTTGAGATGAGGTACATTGAGGCCTGCCTGTTTGGTGAGCCCTGGGGTGTCCTGAGAGGGGAAtggggaggtgtaaatgttcTTTTGGGACTGGAGCAATTCCGTCTGTAGGTGAACTGAGTCTGGGGTTGTCTCTCCATGGTGGAAGATTTGGAGGAGGTCTTTGTCACTGAAGCTTGCTGCTTTTCCACTAACAAAACCTCCTTTTTGGCCTCCTGGTTGGGCTGTCTAGATTGGAAGACTCCATATGTGTTGTAAAGGTGTGAAAAATCGGATGGTTCACGTAGAGATGATTTTGTAAGCTTTTTGTT
The sequence above is drawn from the Syngnathus acus chromosome 14, fSynAcu1.2, whole genome shotgun sequence genome and encodes:
- the mtus2a gene encoding microtubule-associated tumor suppressor candidate 2 homolog, which codes for MSIPTSFKGHGLVERAEKMANKAPIQFPGTGDDNANQFTSLSDQGGMLEDTGCNKTSLPPLVSQSESHDKMIIWGSEQQCSDAGFREIELVECPDIHPFLSNPNEEEDEDGGSTGEGKDEGPMSISSSSTASSTSTGVRRNDNDSNKVESRSRRDKEEWRKNTCRSTEQVGGLSEEENPNAGRGGLKQSKSETNVFVSNLATMNLSGSLSSTLDSTFICLPSSKPDICYATSAQAPRRPHQVDDKPPPLRYQEKQDQWHSQDETQDERSQYKNGSSSNGGGLGQRRRAGFEERVLPPRQQQLVRPLCQSEMGRAQNLAELGGQASEVGRSTFSQSHTHTGANKKLTKSSLREPSDFSHLYNTYGVFQSRQPNQEAKKEVLLVEKQQASVTKTSSKSSTMERQPQTQFTYRRNCSSPKRTFTPPHSPLRTPQGSPNRQASMYLISKDPRRGGLQHHTPSGGSPDRKAPAQGHDMRAPVKTNLTGIPQAPLNNQQSSPNSSPKDSSPSPKLKPKGVRPKIITYIRKNPQLKPQAVDGPYQVSSLPARLSTYAHGTGATPSSFKDIPKGPFKPEKETRGAPVLSASNLLYDKFHKDMQTNIFPSGVLSRSIRAPGLTNTVPPTHNHSYTAPPKLASKTDDFYGAHSEVGRSASFKESFADDPLQLRTATQTGGSGSLLRSGRGLRLGLGAVTRTASASVKGKESSASQRSTISQPIQQACLAASQKSRNTAADDEVFAPEAPASAQAQPVNGRSLLPKASQSGLRAPGFSSTRLPVGRLAAFGFVRSSSVSSAHSSDSDPNRATHRLSVSEDPPLHRVTGAPPLTDHQRAAPCRSNSLQPPSTPALPRRYLPAQPRSSPGVGRKEFQRSSEVTRSLPSSPKRLAVVPPKPQSPVQSGQRAAGGPARGSAPPGSPRRVPPLKLQQEKEDAQQREEERKAQQREKEEQREELERLRGCCERQEKQLRALEEELRKTSLGLEAFIVTTQHYRLKNETAEANETNLLQEIQKVKEQLVSNSANWERLKLEKAAVESAFDRELQELQVQQETELAAVEESLRKCHSAETEHLKAEHQSQMEELRTQQQEQVEEMTAHHQAAIQELRDMHNITMATLHEEHARTMRDLRKAHEQQKMFLEEDFEKLRLSLQDQVDTLTFQNHSLRDKAKRFEEALRKSTDEQILDALAPYQHIEKDLKSLKEVVEMKNQQIHQQEQKIADLEKVAQKNVFLEEKLQVLQQQNEDLTARIERNLTLSRQLSEENANLQESVEKESTAKKRLSQNNEELLWRLQTSPLMSPSSSPLHRAFSTSPIPSSPLFSSSPAPPLGCHSPSHCQGCPQQPQSSSPFHTVNRNYSPGPGTPTHRSATNQNHSPGPCTPTHRATANRNSVACLTLQR